The Celeribacter marinus genome window below encodes:
- a CDS encoding LpxI family protein: MATVTRTAIIAGTGQLPQVLAAALDAPVYVTLTDVAVPKGVDHVSARIEKLGKLFKELKSRGVEAVTFAGAMARPKVNPVLLDRHALRLATCLGKGDDALLREVIAVFEDQGFAIRSAIEICPDLALPTGTLWGRKPSATDVSDAARAHAVLDALSPLDVGQGAVCAGGQMLGVETLQGTNAMLGFVAATPAHLRRARGVFVKAPKAGQDLRIDVPTIGLETVEAVIAAGLGGLVVPAGGVIVLDRTGVKARVEEAGLFLHAI; this comes from the coding sequence ATGGCAACTGTGACGCGCACGGCGATTATTGCAGGGACAGGGCAGTTGCCGCAGGTTTTGGCAGCGGCGCTTGATGCGCCTGTCTATGTCACATTGACGGACGTGGCCGTCCCCAAGGGCGTCGATCATGTCTCGGCGCGGATCGAAAAACTCGGCAAGTTGTTCAAAGAGTTGAAATCACGCGGTGTTGAAGCTGTCACCTTTGCGGGGGCTATGGCGCGGCCAAAGGTGAACCCCGTGCTTTTGGATCGCCACGCGTTGCGATTGGCCACGTGTCTGGGCAAGGGCGACGATGCGCTGTTGCGCGAGGTAATCGCGGTGTTCGAGGATCAAGGGTTCGCCATTCGCTCCGCGATTGAGATTTGTCCCGACTTGGCGTTGCCCACGGGCACGCTGTGGGGGCGCAAACCCTCCGCGACCGATGTGAGTGATGCGGCGCGCGCGCATGCGGTGTTGGACGCACTGTCGCCGTTGGATGTCGGGCAAGGGGCCGTGTGCGCGGGCGGTCAGATGCTTGGGGTTGAGACCCTTCAAGGGACCAATGCGATGCTTGGGTTTGTGGCCGCGACCCCTGCGCATTTGCGCCGTGCGCGCGGTGTGTTCGTCAAAGCGCCCAAAGCGGGGCAAGATCTGCGCATTGATGTACCGACCATTGGGCTTGAAACGGTTGAGGCCGTGATTGCGGCGGGGCTTGGCGGTCTTGTTGTGCCTGCGGGCGGTGTCATTGTGTTGGACCGAACTGGCGTAAAAGCGCGGGTTGAGGAGGCGGGTTTGTTCTTGCACGCGATATGA